The Streptomyces sp. Alt3 genome has a segment encoding these proteins:
- the truB gene encoding tRNA pseudouridine(55) synthase TruB: protein MTQNKQDRTPDGLVIVDKPSGFTSHDVVAKMRGIARTRRVGHAGTLDPMATGVLVLGVERATKLLGHLALTEKEYLGTIRLGQDTVTDDAEGEITSSTDASGVTREGIDAGVAALTGEIMQVPSKVSAIKIDGKRSYARVRGGEEFEIPARPVTVSSFRVYDVREAVAEDGTPVVDLVVSVVCSSGTYIRALARDLGAGLGVGGHLTALRRTRVGPYGLDAARTLDQHQQELTVMPVAEAAASAFPRWDVDEKRAKLLLNGVRLDMPSYPPGAVGVFGPDGTFLVLVEEQKGKARSLAVFA, encoded by the coding sequence ATGACGCAGAACAAGCAGGACAGGACGCCGGACGGCCTCGTCATCGTCGACAAGCCGTCCGGCTTCACTTCGCACGACGTCGTGGCCAAGATGCGCGGCATCGCCCGTACCCGGCGGGTCGGCCACGCCGGCACCCTGGACCCGATGGCGACCGGAGTCCTCGTACTCGGCGTGGAGAGGGCGACCAAGCTGCTCGGTCACCTCGCCCTGACCGAGAAGGAGTACCTGGGGACGATCCGGCTCGGCCAGGACACCGTCACCGACGACGCGGAGGGCGAGATCACCTCGTCCACCGACGCGTCCGGCGTGACCCGTGAGGGCATCGACGCCGGGGTAGCCGCGCTGACCGGCGAGATCATGCAGGTCCCGTCCAAGGTCAGCGCCATCAAGATCGACGGCAAGCGGTCGTACGCCCGGGTGCGCGGCGGCGAGGAGTTCGAGATCCCGGCCCGTCCGGTGACCGTCTCGTCCTTCCGGGTCTACGACGTCCGCGAGGCCGTCGCAGAGGACGGAACCCCGGTCGTCGACCTGGTCGTCTCCGTGGTCTGCTCCTCGGGAACGTACATCCGTGCCCTGGCCCGCGACCTCGGCGCAGGTCTCGGCGTCGGCGGGCATCTGACCGCGCTGCGGCGGACCCGCGTCGGGCCCTACGGCCTGGACGCGGCGCGCACCCTCGACCAGCACCAGCAGGAGCTGACCGTGATGCCGGTGGCCGAGGCCGCCGCCTCGGCCTTCCCCCGCTGGGACGTGGACGAGAAGCGGGCCAAGCTGCTGCTCAACGGCGTACGGCTGGACATGCCGTCGTATCCGCCGGGGGCGGTCGGGGTCTTCGGGCCCGACGGGACGTTCCTGGTGCTCGTGGAGGAACAGAAGGGCAAGGCCAGGAGTCTCGCCGTCTTCGCCTGA
- the infB gene encoding translation initiation factor IF-2, protein MAKVRVYELAKEFGVESKVVMAKLQELGEFVRSASSTIEAPVVRKLTDALQGPGGNAGKSAAKPGAPRKAAPAKPAAPSPAAAARPAAPKPGAPAPKPAAAETPASSTPAAPSAPSAGPRPGPRPAPKPAPVTPVPAAEFSAPAPAQQPAAPQQAPRPSGATPGPRPARPAPAGGQRDGGQRDGGQRDGGRGGERGGERGGDRPARPAGQGAPRPGGSRPAGPRPGNNPFTSGGSTGMARPQAPRPGGAPRPGGGQERPGAPRPQGGPGGAPRPQGQGGARPSPGGMPRPQAPRPGGAPAGNRPNPGMMPQRPAAGPRPGGGPGGGRGPGGGGGRPGGGGGRPGGGGFAGRPAGPGGGGGGFAGRPGGPGGGGGAGRPGGGGGFGGRPGFGGRPGGPGARGGTQGAFGRPGGPARRGRKSKRQRRQEYEAMQAPSVGGVMLPRGNGQAVRLSRGASLTDFAEKINANPASLVAVMMNLGEMVTATQSVSDETLRLLADEMNYVLEIVSPEEEDRELLESFDIEFGEDEGGEEALVSRPPVVTVMGHVDHGKTRLLDAIRKTNVVAGEAGGITQHIGAYQVSSEVNGEDRRITFIDTPGHEAFTAMRARGAKSTDIAILVVAANDGVMPQTIEALNHAKAAEVPIVVAVNKIDVEGADPTKVRGQLTEFGLVAEEYGGDTMFVDISAKQGLNIEALLEAVVLTADASLDLRANPEQDAQGIAIESHLDRGRGAVSTVLVQRGTLRIGDTMVVGDAYGRVRAMLDDNGNNVQEAGPSTPVLVLGLTNVPGAGDNFLVVDEDRTARQIAEKRAARERNANFARKGVRFSLENLDEALKAGLVQELNLIIKGDASGSVEALESSLLQLDVGEEVDIRVLHRGVGAVTESDINLATGSDAIVIGFNVRAAGRAEQMAEREGVDVRYYSVIYQAIEEIEAALKGMLKPEYEEVELGTAEIREIFRSSKLGNIAGVLVRSGEVKRNTKARLLRDGKVIAENLNISGLRRFKDDVTEIREGFEGGINLGNFNDIKIDDVIATYEMREKPRG, encoded by the coding sequence GTGGCTAAGGTCCGGGTATACGAGCTCGCCAAGGAGTTCGGCGTGGAGAGCAAGGTCGTCATGGCCAAGCTCCAAGAACTCGGTGAATTCGTCCGTTCGGCGTCCTCGACGATCGAGGCGCCGGTTGTACGCAAACTGACTGACGCACTGCAGGGGCCCGGCGGCAACGCCGGCAAGTCCGCTGCAAAGCCTGGCGCGCCCCGCAAGGCCGCCCCCGCGAAGCCCGCAGCGCCGTCCCCGGCCGCCGCGGCACGTCCCGCTGCCCCGAAGCCCGGCGCCCCGGCCCCCAAGCCGGCCGCCGCGGAGACCCCGGCGAGCAGCACCCCCGCGGCGCCTTCCGCGCCGTCGGCCGGTCCCCGTCCGGGCCCCCGGCCCGCGCCGAAGCCCGCCCCGGTCACTCCCGTGCCCGCCGCGGAGTTCTCGGCTCCGGCTCCGGCCCAGCAGCCTGCCGCGCCGCAGCAGGCCCCCCGTCCCTCCGGCGCCACCCCCGGCCCCCGTCCCGCCCGTCCGGCTCCGGCCGGCGGTCAGCGTGACGGCGGTCAGCGTGATGGCGGTCAGCGTGACGGCGGCCGTGGCGGAGAGCGCGGCGGCGAGCGTGGCGGAGACCGTCCCGCACGTCCCGCGGGCCAGGGCGCACCGCGCCCCGGCGGCTCCCGTCCGGCCGGTCCCCGTCCGGGCAACAACCCCTTCACCTCCGGCGGCTCCACCGGCATGGCGCGCCCCCAGGCGCCCCGTCCCGGCGGTGCCCCGCGCCCCGGCGGCGGTCAGGAGCGCCCCGGCGCCCCGCGTCCGCAGGGTGGTCCCGGTGGCGCCCCGCGCCCCCAGGGCCAGGGTGGCGCACGTCCGAGCCCGGGCGGCATGCCCCGTCCGCAGGCTCCCCGTCCGGGCGGTGCCCCCGCGGGTAACCGTCCGAACCCCGGCATGATGCCGCAGCGTCCCGCTGCGGGCCCGCGTCCCGGCGGTGGCCCCGGCGGCGGCCGTGGTCCCGGTGGCGGCGGTGGCCGTCCCGGTGGCGGCGGCGGTCGTCCCGGTGGCGGCGGCTTCGCAGGCCGTCCGGCCGGTCCCGGTGGTGGCGGCGGCGGCTTCGCCGGCCGTCCCGGTGGTCCCGGTGGCGGTGGCGGCGCAGGCCGTCCCGGTGGTGGCGGCGGCTTCGGCGGTCGTCCCGGCTTCGGTGGACGTCCCGGCGGCCCGGGTGCCCGTGGTGGCACGCAGGGTGCGTTCGGCCGTCCCGGCGGTCCCGCGCGTCGTGGTCGCAAGTCGAAGCGTCAGAGGCGCCAGGAGTACGAGGCCATGCAGGCCCCGTCGGTGGGCGGCGTCATGCTGCCTCGCGGCAACGGGCAGGCTGTCCGGCTGTCGCGCGGTGCGTCCCTGACCGACTTCGCGGAGAAGATCAACGCCAACCCGGCGTCGCTCGTCGCCGTGATGATGAACCTCGGCGAGATGGTCACCGCCACGCAGTCGGTCTCCGACGAGACGCTGCGACTCCTCGCGGACGAGATGAACTACGTCCTGGAGATCGTCAGCCCGGAGGAGGAGGACCGCGAGCTGCTCGAGTCCTTCGACATCGAGTTCGGCGAGGACGAGGGCGGCGAAGAGGCCCTGGTCTCCCGTCCGCCGGTCGTGACCGTCATGGGTCACGTCGACCACGGTAAGACCCGACTGCTGGACGCGATCCGCAAGACGAACGTCGTCGCGGGCGAGGCCGGCGGCATCACGCAGCACATCGGTGCCTACCAGGTCTCCTCCGAGGTCAACGGCGAGGACCGCCGCATCACCTTCATCGACACCCCGGGTCACGAGGCGTTCACCGCCATGCGTGCACGTGGTGCGAAGTCCACCGACATCGCGATCCTCGTGGTGGCGGCGAACGACGGTGTGATGCCCCAGACGATCGAGGCGCTGAACCACGCCAAGGCGGCCGAGGTGCCGATCGTGGTCGCGGTCAACAAGATCGACGTCGAGGGCGCCGACCCGACCAAGGTGCGCGGCCAGCTCACCGAGTTCGGTCTGGTGGCCGAGGAGTACGGCGGCGACACGATGTTCGTCGACATCTCCGCCAAGCAGGGCCTCAACATCGAGGCTCTCCTGGAGGCCGTCGTCCTCACCGCCGACGCCTCGCTCGACCTGCGGGCCAACCCGGAGCAGGACGCGCAGGGTATTGCGATCGAGTCCCACCTCGACCGCGGCCGCGGTGCCGTCTCGACCGTGCTCGTCCAGCGCGGAACGCTGCGCATCGGCGACACGATGGTCGTCGGCGACGCGTACGGCCGTGTCCGGGCGATGCTCGACGACAACGGCAACAACGTCCAGGAAGCGGGTCCCTCGACCCCCGTCCTGGTCCTGGGTCTCACCAACGTCCCGGGTGCCGGCGACAACTTCCTGGTGGTCGACGAGGACCGTACGGCCCGTCAGATCGCCGAGAAGCGTGCCGCCCGTGAGCGCAACGCCAACTTCGCCCGCAAGGGCGTCCGGTTCTCCCTGGAGAACCTGGACGAGGCGCTCAAGGCCGGTCTGGTCCAGGAGCTCAACCTCATCATCAAGGGCGACGCGTCCGGTTCGGTGGAGGCCCTCGAGTCCTCGCTGCTCCAGCTCGACGTCGGCGAAGAGGTCGACATCCGGGTCCTGCACCGCGGTGTGGGTGCGGTCACCGAGTCGGACATCAACCTGGCGACCGGCTCCGACGCCATCGTGATCGGCTTCAACGTGCGCGCCGCAGGGCGTGCCGAGCAGATGGCCGAGCGCGAGGGCGTGGACGTCCGGTACTACTCGGTCATCTACCAGGCGATCGAAGAGATCGAAGCGGCCCTCAAGGGCATGCTCAAGCCGGAGTACGAAGAGGTCGAGCTCGGCACGGCGGAGATCCGCGAGATCTTCCGCTCGTCCAAGCTGGGCAACATCGCCGGTGTGCTGGTCCGCTCCGGCGAGGTCAAGCGCAACACCAAGGCGCGCCTGCTGCGCGATGGCAAGGTCATCGCGGAGAACCTCAACATCTCCGGTCTGCGTCGCTTCAAGGACGACGTCACCGAGATCCGCGAAGGCTTCGAGGGCGGTATCAACCTCGGAAACTTCAACGACATCAAGATCGACGACGTCATCGCGACGTACGAGATGCGCGAGAAGCCGCGAGGCTGA
- the nusA gene encoding transcription termination factor NusA, which yields MDIDVKLLKGLAQDKEIPFDVLVGAIESALLIAYHRTEGSHRRARVELDASGHVTVWAKDDPAELEEGQEPKEFDDTPSGFGRIAATTAKQVILQRLRDAEDDRTFGEYAGHEGDVVTGLVQQGKDPKNVLVDIGKLEAILPVQEQVPGEEYTHGLRLRTYVVRVAKGVRGPSVTLSRTHPNLVKKLFALEVPEIADGSVVIEAIAREAGHRTKIAVRSTRAGLNPKGACIGPMGSRVRNVMAELHGEKIDIVDWSDDPAEMVANALSPARVSKVEVVDLGTRSARVTVPDYQLSLAIGKEGQNARLAARLTGWRIDIRPDTETDAERDVADRERAERARERSERG from the coding sequence GTGGACATCGATGTGAAGCTTCTGAAGGGCTTGGCGCAGGACAAGGAGATCCCCTTCGACGTGCTCGTCGGGGCGATCGAGTCGGCCCTCCTCATCGCGTACCACCGCACCGAGGGCAGCCACCGCCGTGCGCGCGTCGAGCTGGACGCCTCCGGCCACGTCACGGTGTGGGCCAAGGACGACCCGGCCGAGCTCGAGGAGGGCCAGGAGCCCAAGGAGTTCGACGACACGCCGTCCGGCTTCGGCCGTATCGCCGCGACCACCGCCAAGCAGGTCATCCTGCAGCGGCTGCGCGACGCCGAGGACGACAGGACGTTCGGGGAGTACGCGGGTCACGAGGGCGACGTCGTCACCGGCCTGGTCCAGCAGGGCAAGGACCCGAAGAACGTCCTGGTCGACATCGGCAAGCTGGAAGCCATCCTGCCGGTGCAGGAGCAGGTGCCCGGCGAGGAGTACACGCACGGCCTGCGGCTGCGCACGTACGTCGTACGTGTGGCCAAGGGTGTGCGCGGACCTTCCGTCACGCTCTCGCGCACCCACCCCAACCTCGTGAAGAAGCTCTTCGCGCTGGAGGTCCCGGAGATCGCGGACGGGTCGGTCGTCATCGAGGCCATCGCCCGCGAGGCGGGCCACCGCACCAAGATCGCCGTGCGCTCCACCCGCGCCGGGCTGAACCCCAAGGGCGCCTGCATCGGTCCGATGGGCAGCCGTGTGCGCAACGTCATGGCCGAGCTGCACGGCGAGAAGATCGACATCGTGGACTGGTCGGACGACCCCGCCGAGATGGTCGCCAACGCGCTGTCACCCGCGCGGGTGAGCAAGGTCGAGGTCGTGGACCTCGGCACGCGCTCCGCCCGGGTGACCGTGCCCGACTACCAGCTGTCCCTGGCGATCGGCAAGGAGGGGCAGAACGCCCGCCTGGCCGCCCGGCTCACCGGCTGGCGCATCGACATCCGCCCGGACACCGAGACCGACGCCGAGCGGGACGTGGCCGACCGTGAGCGCGCCGAGCGCGCCCGGGAGCGTTCCGAGCGCGGCTGA
- the rbfA gene encoding 30S ribosome-binding factor RbfA, with translation MADNARAKKLADLIQVVVAEKLQRGIKDPRLGTHVTITDTRVTGDLREATVFYTVYGDDEERASAAAGLESAKGILRSAVGAAAGTKFTPTLAFVADALPDNAKAIEDLLDRARASDAKVREASSGATYAGGADPYRKPEDESDENDGDSPSA, from the coding sequence GTGGCCGACAACGCGCGGGCGAAGAAGCTGGCGGACCTCATCCAGGTGGTGGTCGCCGAGAAACTGCAGCGCGGTATCAAGGACCCGCGTCTGGGCACGCACGTGACCATCACGGACACCCGTGTCACCGGCGACCTGCGGGAGGCCACGGTCTTCTACACGGTCTACGGCGACGACGAGGAGCGGGCCAGCGCGGCCGCCGGACTGGAGAGCGCCAAGGGCATCCTGCGCTCGGCGGTCGGTGCCGCGGCGGGGACCAAGTTCACCCCGACCCTGGCCTTCGTGGCGGACGCCCTGCCGGACAACGCCAAGGCGATCGAGGACCTGCTCGACCGGGCACGTGCCTCGGACGCCAAGGTCCGCGAGGCGTCCTCGGGTGCCACCTACGCCGGCGGTGCGGACCCGTACCGCAAGCCGGAGGACGAGTCCGACGAGAACGACGGGGACTCGCCTTCCGCATGA
- a CDS encoding ferritin-like domain-containing protein, with product MTQVAGKGKARSGDDADGTLRAAQAALAAEHASVYGYGTLGGRLEGSRRRDATAASDAHRARRDALVRTVRDLGGTPVAARAAYALPFAVRDPASAMRLAAVLEDRVAGVYSDLVRAARGPLRQDAAGALREAAVRAARWRGTGVAFPGLTEKAAPPDNTAEAGATGVTH from the coding sequence ATGACGCAGGTGGCGGGAAAGGGCAAAGCCCGCAGCGGCGACGACGCCGACGGCACGCTGCGGGCCGCGCAGGCCGCACTCGCGGCCGAACACGCCTCGGTGTACGGCTACGGCACGCTGGGCGGACGGCTGGAGGGCAGCCGCCGCCGCGACGCGACGGCGGCCTCCGACGCCCACCGGGCCCGGCGGGACGCGCTCGTACGGACGGTGCGCGACCTGGGCGGCACGCCGGTCGCGGCGAGGGCCGCGTACGCGCTGCCCTTCGCGGTGCGGGACCCGGCGTCCGCGATGCGGCTGGCCGCGGTGCTGGAGGACCGGGTCGCGGGTGTGTACTCCGACCTCGTACGCGCCGCCCGCGGCCCGCTGCGGCAGGACGCCGCGGGTGCCCTCCGGGAGGCCGCGGTGCGCGCGGCGCGCTGGCGCGGCACCGGCGTAGCCTTTCCAGGGCTCACCGAGAAGGCCGCCCCGCCGGACAACACGGCGGAGGCAGGGGCCACGGGGGTCACGCACTGA
- a CDS encoding YlxR family protein, whose amino-acid sequence MSGRTHARACPERTCVGCRERAAKSELLRIVVDEGEVVPDPRGTLPGRGAYVHPASVCLDLAVRRRAFPRAFKAKGPFDPAALQRFVERVTP is encoded by the coding sequence GTGTCTGGCCGGACGCACGCCCGCGCTTGCCCCGAGCGAACCTGTGTGGGATGCCGGGAGCGAGCGGCCAAGAGCGAGCTGCTGCGCATCGTGGTGGACGAGGGAGAGGTTGTCCCTGATCCACGCGGTACGCTGCCCGGCCGGGGTGCGTACGTACACCCCGCCTCCGTCTGTCTCGACCTGGCGGTCCGCCGCCGGGCATTCCCCCGGGCCTTCAAGGCCAAGGGGCCGTTCGACCCCGCCGCACTGCAGCGGTTCGTCGAGCGGGTGACACCGTAG
- a CDS encoding DUF503 domain-containing protein: MYVGTLSFDLLLGDVRSLKEKRSVVRPIVAELHRKYAVSVAETGGQDLYRRAEIGLAMVSGDTGHLTDVLDRCERMIAGRPEVELLSVRRRLHSDEDD; this comes from the coding sequence ATGTACGTGGGGACTCTGTCCTTCGATCTGCTCCTCGGCGACGTACGGTCGTTGAAGGAGAAGCGTTCCGTCGTCCGCCCGATCGTCGCCGAGCTGCACCGCAAGTACGCGGTGAGTGTCGCGGAGACGGGTGGGCAGGACCTCTACCGCAGGGCCGAGATCGGTCTTGCCATGGTCTCCGGGGACACCGGGCACCTCACAGATGTACTCGACCGGTGCGAACGCATGATCGCGGGCCGGCCGGAGGTGGAGCTGCTGTCCGTACGGCGGCGGCTGCACAGCGACGAAGACGATTGA
- a CDS encoding trypsin-like peptidase domain-containing protein: MGSGDRSKLVRICDQARPRGTGFVADDRGTVVTSHQAVARSPHLTLHTADGRSRVIDPDDITALPALGLALLRTGGPGILGVEPLPIAVREEIDTGTYVRIAAHGWREARVLGTTPATYSEGGREHAVDGALELALGTDGRDALRSGGAAVGGPVTDPRTGAVLGVLSTALSAGRETAGLAVPLALQDAPGPLAEVLGRNASAVPGFGRHLNLAGALQLTATSLGQADGRPCDPEAVERPQVGAEFTAFETGTGPVLGLVGAPGSGRTTELAALAARRARGPVPALTLWLRGADLLADDTSVADAMTRTLQRSGRILTAAGARGDMETATPERVARLAAASGKALLVVVDGPEEMPPLLAHRFAGWAGATAAWLQAHEVRLLVACRPEHWETAGALYPADALHRPERPARGLPPAVRLGDLTAEQAERAWERYGIPPGAIEPGHDRHPLTLRLLAEVRAALPPDVPGRPGTEEVFAAHLDLSCVRIAVRIGAQAEPALRGTAVRRLAAKVAGQVHEAARRCLGPGQGELDRASFEEIFPWRTGWASAVLTEGLLVPAGAGYRFAHEELGDWVQGAHLDLDAALYSLVHRWHADGEPVPEPGPQDAAEPRNLPVPRHRTGPVLQAMLLLERRQGHAALAHRMADLIEAMDRLASGTGERLTDAAWWAARLLRESLLRVPDARPFLGVLRVLAGRITRRSLSGGGPGALGPYAEFGPWFWRRLRLAEEDRTDLLRRLLPADGAPRADGGERYLDAVARRLAAHPEAVQPLLCRWFTDESPLPAEEGVPMRLTVAAAAQALLYAGRDLAVDDLTEALVDTPHPRAAELLATLAEDEPAALCGALDRWARDEDRPARRAAAAVHLPLVAAHTLHDSDRALLRRTALTLLARPDDAVLHAQALTVLVRDPATGGRYLPQALRVFAAGDPRLPVTLLTDVFPEYPEPVLAALRARLSLPGEAADGVLRDLAALDTPALALHAPGLVRCFIDSRPGPDAAAQAASYVDLRLEHGPAARALLLPLMTGLLRDHPAPPPVRSAFARVLAAPGTPASRPLRAELLEVLLDFEQDTGRDPEVLDALLRAAAAGSRRRPEARTRALVHRTGTLLARTVEGAERFDRGLAELARDNPGFAALVSRWLAEAPQEWAALVGPAARLTVEAPDGPRSAIPMPMQAAGREHGSLRPA; this comes from the coding sequence ATGGGCAGCGGGGACCGGTCGAAACTTGTGCGTATCTGCGATCAGGCCAGGCCGCGGGGGACCGGATTCGTCGCGGACGACCGGGGCACGGTCGTCACCAGCCATCAGGCCGTCGCGCGCTCGCCGCACCTGACGCTGCACACCGCCGACGGCCGCAGCCGCGTGATCGACCCCGACGACATCACCGCGCTGCCCGCCCTGGGCCTGGCCCTGCTGCGCACCGGTGGCCCCGGGATCCTGGGGGTGGAGCCGCTCCCCATCGCCGTACGCGAGGAGATCGACACCGGCACCTACGTGCGGATCGCCGCCCACGGCTGGCGTGAGGCACGCGTCCTCGGCACGACTCCGGCGACCTACTCCGAGGGCGGGCGCGAGCACGCCGTGGACGGCGCGCTGGAGCTGGCCCTCGGGACGGACGGGCGCGACGCGCTGCGTTCCGGCGGAGCCGCCGTCGGCGGGCCCGTGACGGACCCGCGTACGGGCGCCGTCCTCGGCGTGCTCTCGACCGCGCTCAGCGCCGGGCGCGAGACCGCGGGGCTCGCCGTGCCACTGGCCCTCCAGGACGCCCCCGGGCCGCTCGCCGAGGTGCTCGGGCGCAACGCGAGCGCCGTCCCGGGGTTCGGCCGCCACCTCAATCTCGCGGGGGCACTGCAGCTGACCGCCACCTCCCTCGGGCAGGCGGACGGGCGGCCCTGTGACCCGGAGGCCGTCGAACGCCCGCAGGTCGGCGCGGAGTTCACCGCCTTCGAGACGGGCACGGGGCCCGTGCTGGGCCTGGTCGGCGCCCCGGGCAGCGGCCGTACCACGGAGCTCGCCGCCCTGGCCGCCCGCCGGGCCCGCGGCCCGGTGCCCGCCCTGACGCTCTGGCTCCGCGGAGCCGATCTGCTCGCCGACGACACCTCGGTGGCCGACGCGATGACCCGGACCCTGCAACGCTCCGGGCGGATCCTCACTGCCGCGGGGGCCCGCGGCGACATGGAGACGGCCACCCCGGAGCGGGTGGCGCGCCTCGCCGCGGCGTCCGGGAAGGCGCTCCTCGTCGTCGTCGACGGCCCGGAGGAGATGCCGCCCCTGCTGGCCCACCGCTTCGCCGGATGGGCAGGGGCGACCGCCGCATGGCTCCAGGCCCATGAGGTGCGGCTGCTCGTCGCCTGCCGCCCCGAGCACTGGGAGACCGCGGGCGCGCTGTATCCGGCGGACGCCCTGCACCGTCCGGAGCGTCCGGCGCGGGGCCTGCCGCCCGCCGTCCGGCTCGGCGACCTCACCGCGGAACAGGCCGAGCGGGCGTGGGAGCGGTACGGCATCCCGCCCGGCGCGATCGAACCCGGCCACGACCGGCATCCCCTCACCCTGCGCCTGCTGGCCGAGGTACGGGCGGCGCTGCCCCCCGACGTCCCGGGGCGTCCCGGGACCGAGGAAGTCTTTGCCGCGCACCTGGACCTCTCCTGCGTCCGCATCGCCGTCCGCATCGGGGCGCAGGCCGAGCCCGCGCTCCGGGGCACGGCGGTCCGCCGGCTGGCGGCGAAGGTGGCCGGCCAGGTCCACGAGGCGGCCAGGCGCTGCCTCGGCCCGGGACAGGGCGAGCTGGACCGGGCGTCGTTCGAGGAGATCTTCCCCTGGCGCACCGGGTGGGCCTCGGCGGTCCTCACAGAAGGGCTGCTGGTGCCCGCGGGAGCGGGCTACCGCTTCGCCCACGAGGAGCTGGGCGACTGGGTGCAGGGCGCGCACCTCGACCTGGACGCGGCGCTGTACTCGCTGGTCCACCGCTGGCACGCGGACGGCGAGCCGGTACCCGAGCCCGGCCCGCAGGATGCGGCCGAGCCCCGGAACCTCCCCGTGCCGCGCCACCGGACCGGCCCCGTGCTCCAGGCGATGCTCCTGCTGGAGCGGCGTCAGGGGCACGCGGCGCTGGCCCACCGGATGGCCGACCTGATCGAGGCGATGGACCGCCTGGCGTCCGGCACGGGGGAGCGGCTCACCGACGCCGCCTGGTGGGCGGCCCGTCTGCTCCGCGAGAGCCTCCTGAGGGTCCCGGACGCCCGGCCCTTCCTCGGGGTGCTGCGGGTACTGGCCGGACGGATCACCCGGCGTTCCCTGTCCGGCGGCGGGCCCGGGGCCCTCGGCCCCTACGCGGAGTTCGGGCCGTGGTTCTGGCGCCGCCTCCGGCTGGCCGAGGAGGACCGGACCGACCTGCTGCGCCGCCTCCTGCCGGCCGACGGAGCCCCCCGCGCGGACGGCGGCGAACGCTACCTCGACGCGGTGGCCCGGCGGCTGGCCGCCCACCCCGAGGCGGTCCAGCCTCTGCTGTGCCGCTGGTTCACGGACGAGAGCCCCCTGCCCGCCGAGGAGGGCGTGCCGATGCGGCTGACCGTGGCCGCCGCCGCCCAGGCACTCCTGTACGCCGGACGGGACCTCGCCGTCGACGACCTGACCGAGGCGCTCGTGGACACCCCCCACCCGCGCGCCGCCGAACTGCTCGCCACCCTCGCCGAGGACGAACCGGCCGCCCTGTGCGGGGCCCTGGACCGCTGGGCACGCGACGAGGACCGGCCCGCACGGCGCGCCGCCGCGGCCGTTCACCTCCCGCTCGTGGCCGCCCACACCCTCCACGACTCCGACCGAGCCCTGCTGCGCCGCACCGCGCTCACCCTGCTGGCCCGGCCGGACGACGCCGTCCTGCACGCCCAGGCGCTCACCGTCCTCGTACGCGATCCGGCGACGGGCGGCCGATATCTCCCACAGGCCCTGAGGGTCTTCGCCGCAGGTGACCCCCGGCTGCCGGTGACCCTGCTCACCGATGTGTTCCCCGAGTACCCCGAGCCGGTGCTTGCCGCGCTGCGCGCCCGTCTGTCGCTGCCGGGAGAGGCCGCCGACGGCGTGCTGCGGGACCTGGCCGCCCTGGACACCCCCGCCCTGGCCCTGCACGCCCCCGGACTCGTGCGCTGCTTCATCGACAGTCGGCCCGGCCCGGACGCCGCGGCGCAGGCCGCCTCCTACGTGGACCTCAGGCTGGAGCACGGCCCTGCCGCCCGGGCACTGCTCCTGCCCCTGATGACGGGCCTGCTGCGCGACCACCCGGCGCCGCCTCCCGTGCGTTCCGCGTTCGCCCGGGTCCTCGCCGCTCCGGGAACGCCCGCTTCGCGACCGCTGCGGGCAGAGCTGCTGGAGGTCCTGCTGGACTTCGAACAGGACACCGGCAGGGACCCCGAGGTCCTCGACGCCCTGCTGCGGGCGGCCGCCGCGGGCTCCCGACGCCGTCCCGAGGCCCGCACCCGGGCCCTGGTGCACCGCACCGGGACGCTCCTCGCGCGGACGGTGGAGGGCGCGGAACGGTTCGACCGGGGGCTGGCCGAACTCGCCCGGGACAATCCCGGATTCGCCGCCCTCGTCTCCCGGTGGCTGGCGGAAGCCCCGCAGGAATGGGCCGCCCTCGTGGGGCCCGCCGCACGGCTGACCGTGGAGGCGCCGGACGGACCGCGGTCCGCGATCCCCATGCCGATGCAGGCTGCGGGACGTGAGCATGGCAGTCTTAGACCTGCGTAA
- the rimP gene encoding ribosome maturation factor RimP, translating to MSTTQSDRLRGLLEPLVSAKELDLEEIEVSRAGRRRVLRVIVDSEDGVELDTCAELSRSISETLDETDAMGEGEYVLEVSSPGADRPLTEHRHYVRATGRLARLTLDEGGELVARILGVDDEGLDLEVPGVKGRKPTSRRVAFDEISRARVEIEFNRKDKKEEEA from the coding sequence ATGAGCACCACCCAGAGCGACAGGCTGCGCGGGCTGCTTGAGCCGCTCGTCAGCGCCAAGGAGCTTGACCTCGAGGAGATCGAGGTGTCCCGGGCGGGCCGGCGGCGGGTGCTGAGAGTCATCGTGGATTCCGAGGACGGCGTGGAGCTCGACACCTGCGCGGAACTCAGCCGCAGCATCTCCGAGACGCTGGACGAGACCGACGCCATGGGTGAGGGCGAGTACGTCCTCGAAGTGAGCTCTCCGGGCGCGGACCGCCCGTTGACCGAGCACCGCCACTACGTACGCGCCACCGGCCGGCTCGCCCGGCTCACCCTGGACGAGGGCGGCGAGCTTGTGGCCCGCATCCTCGGGGTGGACGACGAGGGGCTCGATCTGGAAGTGCCGGGCGTCAAGGGCCGCAAGCCCACGTCGCGCCGTGTCGCCTTCGACGAGATCAGCAGGGCGCGCGTGGAGATCGAATTCAACCGCAAGGACAAGAAGGAAGAGGAGGCGTAG